In the genome of Abyssalbus ytuae, the window TCTATAAACTCTCATTAACAAAAATAATTTACAGGATTTTAAGTAAAAAGGAAATAGGGTATACAAAAGGTGACAGTTTGTTTTTTTTATTATAATTGATCAGTTTAAAAGATTGAATATCTTAAAATAATATATTCTTAAAGGTATCATATGTTTGAATAATTGAGGTGAGGTTGGATATTTTAAACTGAAAAAAGCAGGAATTTAAAATATTAAAAAAGTATCCTAAAATAAGTATTAGATGCTTAAGAAGTAACATGGGGACTTTCTTGAAAAAAGAAGGAGATATTAGTAACTCCGTCTTTCATTGCCTCAAATTTAAAACTATGAACTTAAAGATTACCTCCATGTTCAGCACTAAGCTACATCATTGTTTTTTAACCTCAATGTAAAAATAGCCTACAAAAGGTAACAGGGATTTTCTAAAGTATTAAAAAAAGATGAAGGGTTACAAAAGAGGACACTATCCCAAAAAGTGTGTAATTTAAAAATACGAGGGTCAGGTTTTTTTTAAAGCTTGACCCTATCTTCAAATAAAGTTAAGAACTGGTTGAGAATCACTCCCCAATTTCGAATAGGCTGTGTCCACTTTTTGGTGGCTTCCCTTAAGGCCAAATATACGGATTTCATCACAGCTTCATCGGTTGGAAATGAGAGTTTGTTTTTGGTGTATTTTCTAATTTTTCCATTGAGGTTTTCAATCAGGTTGGTGGTGTAAATGATTTTTCTAATCTCCACCGGAAAGTCGAAGAAGGCGGTAAGCTCTTCCCAATGTTCCCTCCAGCTTTTGACCGCATAGGCATACTTGGACTCCCAACGTGTAGCAAAATCCTCCAAAGCAGCCTTGGCTGCCTGCTTGTTAGGGGCATTGTAAATATGCTTCATATCAGCTGTAAAATCCTTTTTATCTTTCCAGACCACATACCGTGAAGCATTGCGTATTTGGTGTACCACACAAACCTGGGTCGTGGATTGCGGGAAAACGTTCTTGATGGTTTCAGTAAAGCCGTTTAAATTGTCAGTAGCCGTAATGAGGATATCTTCTACACCCCGGGCCTTGATATCGGTCAGCACATGCATCCAGAAGGCAGCTGATTCATTTTTGCCCAACCATAAGCCCAGGACTTCTTTGATCCCATCCTGACGAAGTCCCACCGCCATATAAACAGTTTTGTTGATCACTTTGGAATTTTCCCGAACCTTGAAAACAATCCCGTCCATCCAGACAATCATGTAGAGCGATTCCAGGGGACGGTTCTGCCAGGCAACAATATCATTGCTTACCTTTTCGGTGATCCGGGAGATGGTCGAGGTTGACACATCAAAATTATAAACCTCACGGATCTGCTCTTCGATATCGCTATTGCTCATCCCTTTGGCATAAAGCGAGACAATGACATTTTCCAATCCATCGACCATATTACCCCGTTTGGGTACGATCATGGGGTTGAAGGAAGCTTCCCTGTCCCGGGGAACCTTAATCTGGGATTCCCCAAAACTGGTCTTCACTTTCTTTTCACCATACCCGTTGCGGGCATTGGATGTATCGGATTTTTGATGCTTGTCATAGCCTAAATGACCATCTAATTCACCTTCAAGCATTTTTTCGATCCCTCGCTTTTGGAGGGCTTTTAGAAAACTGTTCAGTTCTTCTCCTGTTTTGAACTGTTTTAGAAATTCATCATTAAATAAATCTTCTTTTTTCATCCTGTGTAAAATTTAAAGTTAAACAAAAAAATAACGGGGGTCATGACCCCCGTTATTTTCTATTTACACAGTTTATAGGATACTACTCAAAAGAGAAATTTTTCTTAATTCTCTTTCAAAAAAATTTTTTCACGTTCATCCATCCATTCATCAATGTGTTTAAGTTTCAACGTATCTCCTTTAGAGATAATCCAATCCTTACATTCTTTCATCTCTTTAATAAGAATACTATCTTCAACTTTTTCATAAATATTAATATATGGCTCATTCTGAAAAGGCCATCTGGGACCTCCAAGCCGAACAGCAGCGTACATTATTCCTGCGGTGGTAATATCAGTACCATTATTAATACAGGCTTTGTAGAACATATGATGAGTATCTTCCCATCTTTCGGTATGATAAGAGGTGGCATTTTCATTGGCTATTGCACAGTAGGCATCGTGGAGAATGGCTGCAAATAGAAAATCCTTATTCAATTTTCCTCCAAAGAAACTTTCAAAAAGAGACGGGATAGAAGCTCCATCTGTAATTGTTCCTACAGGAGCTATCCAGATTTTTCCTTCCGGATCTCTATAATTAATTTCTACAGGAACATTAAAATATCCATCTTCTCTTTTAATTAAATCAATAAGAGTAGTGTGAGAGGGGTTAAAAGGTTGATCTTCTATAATTGAATCAGGTTTGACATCTATATTTAATTTTTGTTTTTTAGAAGGATTCAATTCACAAGAAGAAATATTTATTGTTAAAATAGCAATTGTTAACACATTGATAAAATTTTTCCAAAAAGATATCCGGCACATAATTTTAATCCTTTTATATTAAATTTAAGCAATAAATATAAGGTTTAACGGGAGAATGTAAAAAATAAAATAAGGAAGGCATATGTATTTTATTCTCCTAAATTAACATTATTTATACGAAAATAGTTAATACATACAGATTAGTAAAGAGAAAATTGGGTATACAAAAAGTTACAGATTAACAATTCTATAATAATAAGGAGTCAGAAAGCCTTTAATTTAAAAGAAGGTGAAAGAAGATAAGAACAATAGGTAGTTGAGAATTTAATCATAAACATTTAATAATGAAACGGCATTTTTCCTCTCCACTCTTTTATTTTCTATTTCTTTTCTTATTTTTTCCAATTCCCTGACAATTTCTTTCAGGTCATTTTCTTTTTGTTGGTAATAGGAATATTGGCCGGCACAAAAACCAATTAATAAAAGAACCATACAGGCAATAACTATTTTCAATCTTTGCATAACCTCATATTTTATAATTATGAAATAGAGAGAGAGGATAATTTATACAATCAACATCCTAACCTTTGGCATTCACATTCATATGGGCGACTAAGCTATTGAGTGGCTAAAGTGATACATAGCTTTATAATAAAGTGTAAAAATATATTTCATAAGACTAAGTAAAAAATAATTAAGGTATACAAAAAGTGATGATTCTTTGTGTGTGTTATTTTTTGTTTGTTCACTTATTGTAACTAAATAGACACCTATTGTAACCTATATTTTTTTTAAAGATAGGAAGGGGACTCTATTTTTATCCTTGAAATTTTGAATAGGCAACCGCACTGGCGGAATAATGTAAAATGAAACTTCTGAATTTATATATATGTGCTTTTTCAGTCTGTATGGCTATAGCTCAAAAGCAAAAAACCATCAATGTGGGCAGTGACGAAAGTGTGAGTTTGTTTTTTCCTTCTGCTATTGTACAGGCAAGAAACACCAGTGATTATTTCAATTTTAATTATCAACAGGAAGAAGAAGGCAATTTAGGAATGTTAACAGGGAACAAAGGGCCTGATAGTAACTTGGTTGTTTTTACAGAAGATGGAGAAATATACAACTTTCTTTTACATTTTAAAGAAAAACTGGATACTCTTAGCTATGACATTAATAAAAAGAGTTCTATAAGAAACGGTGATTCTCCGCAACCAAAATACCCTTTTTATAAAATTTCAGATGAAAAAAATATAAGAAGTAGTGTAAATATTCCTGATTCTATTTCCAGAGAAGGTGTAAACATTAAATCCAAAAAAAATAATAGTTCTTATTCCTCAAAACATAGAATTAGCAAGCTTTATGAGGAGAGTCCCCAGATGTATTATAAAAAGTTTTGCACTTATTTAATTAGCAGAAAACAAAAGGTCTTCCGGGTGTTGGTTAAAAAAGAGGGTTTAAAGATTAAGCTCACGAATGTAAAGCGTAATAAAGACGAAATGTATTTTGTCTTTACCGTAGAAAATCTATCCGATCAGGATTATCCATTGGAAGCCATGCGATTTTATATTTCAACCAGAGATGTAGAAAGTGGGAATTTATTGGCAGAGGATAAAGAAAAAGAGTGTTTGTATTCTTACAGTGAACCTGGTATTATTCAGGGAAACAGCAGAAATAATATTGTGTATGTACTTCGGAAATTTTCGGTTAAAAATGATGAAAGTCTTTTAGTCAGATTTTATCTAAATAAAGAAGAAAATCTTGAATTGTATATGGAGAATAGTATAGTTAATAACCCTAATTAATTTATTTTATGAAGAAAATTATTTTTATTATTTTATGTATAAGTGTATATAAAATAGAAGCACAAAGTTACGGTTCGTCTCTTGGTGTAAATGCTGGATATGCTGAGGATGGTATAGGAATTATGGCCGAATATAATTACTATGTCAGCCGGTTTAACTCAGTACATATATCCGGATATATGTCTTTTGCAAATTATAAATACGAAGATATTGATGTTCCGTATGCTTTATATTCACTTCAAGTAGGATATACTCAAAATATATGGAGAAATCATTTTAGGCGCAATATTAAGATTTCAGGATTAGGGGGTGTTCAGGTAGGTTATGAATCAATTAATAATGGTAAGGAAAGTCTATGGACAGGTGATATTGTAACTAGTGAAAGTAAGATTATATACGGAGCCTATCTTGGAGCGGAAATTGATCTGTTGTTAGGGGATGATTTTTCATTTATTATAAGAGCGAATGAAAATTTTCATATAAATAGTGATGTGGGAAATTTAACTATGTTTGCCGGTATTGGCATTCGTTATTATATTTATTGATGGGAAAAACTTCCCTAACCTCGATTTTAAATGTTAATTAAGATTTTTTATCAATGAGGCATGTGATTAATTTAGTTATATTAAATTTTTCGTGCCTCATTTTTAATAAAATAATAGTGAAAAAGGAAATTACTATTTTATGTTAATTATATACTCTACATATTTTAATTAAAATAAATGCCATCCAGAGATTCAAAAAAGTTCATGCCCTTTCTTTACAAGGTAAAAGATATCTGTAAAACTATCACCTTCCCATTTGCCATATTATTAGTGTTTTTGGAATAAAGTTGGGAAATAAATAATCTTTAAGTCACTTTTAGAAAGTCTCCCTTTTTATCACAAGATTAAAAATCAGAACCTGCTTAAGGTTCTTGTTTTTTTATTCATAAAGTAATTTATGTACAGATTTTATGATGATATCCGAGTATCCTTGAGTTTTTTGTAAGTTCTTAAACCTTGTCTTTTTGAAAAGAAATATGTTTCATGTTCCTCCTTACTCGTCATGGTAAGGAGAGTATAAGTCTTAGGAAAAATAAAGGGTGAAGGTAATGAATGTTTTGTTTTTTTAAGATGATAATTTTTTAAACTTTTCTATTTTAGAAAAGCATCTTATCGGAGATATTAAAAACAAAAAAGCTTTCGGATTTAACGAAAGCTTTTTTGTTATGTGGGCCCTACTGGATTCGAACCAGTGACCCCCTGCTTGTAAGGCAGGTGCTCTGAACCAGCTGAGCTAAGAGCCCTAATTGCTTTATTGCGGTTGCAAATATAGAACAGTTTTTTAATCTACCAAAAGAAAAAAAGAAAAATTAAATTATTTCTGCAACAACAAAAGTGCTTCCGCCCACATATATTAAATCATCTTTATTTGCTTTTTGTAGTGATTTGTTGTAAGCTTCTGAAACAGAGTTAAAAACCTTTCCGTTTAACCCAAAAACATGTGCCATTTCAAATAAGTTCTTTACGCTTAATCCTCTGTCAATTTTTGGAGAGCAAAAATAATAAATTGCCTCTTCTGGGAATAAGGGTAAAATATTATCTAATTTTTTATCCTTTACAAAACCTAAAACTATATGCAGCTTATTATATTTTTCTTTTTTTAGCTGTTTTATTACTATTTCTATTCCTTCTTTATTGTGGGCAGTATCTGCGACTATTTTAGGAGATATATTCAAAATTTGCCATCTGCCTTTTAAATTTGTGTTCTTAATAACGTTGAGAAGACCTTTTGTAATGTGGCTCTTTTTTACTTTTAAACTATTTAATTGATTGATTACCGACACTACTCCCTTTATATTTTTGGACTGATATTCTCCTAATAAATCAGTTTTATAAATTTCATTATTGCTAAAGGCCGGAATAAGCTGAGCATCATTTTGAAGGGCAACATTTTTAAAAACTTCAAATGTTTCCTCATTGTATTCGCTTATAACTACCGGTACACCCTGTTTTATAATGCCGGCTTTTTCAAAAGCAATTTTAGGCAAAGTATCACCTAATATATCGGTGTGATCATATCCTATGTTAGTAATTAAACATACTTCGGGTTTTATGATATTTGTTGAATCAAATCGTCCTCCTAGCCCTACTTCTATGATGGCAATGTCTACTTTTTTTGAGGCAAAGAAGGAAAAAGCCATTCCCGTGGTCATTTCAAAGAAGGAAAGGTTGTTTTCTTCTAAGAAACTTTTATTTTTTTTAATAAAATTGATTACATACTGTTTGCTAACCTCTTTACCATTAATTTTTATTCTCTCTCTAAAATCTTTGAGATGAGGTGAAGAATATAACCCTACTTTATAACCGGCTTCCTGTAATATAGAGGCAATCATATGGGAAGAAGATCCTTTTCCATTTGTTCCGGCAACGTGAATTGTTTTTATTAGAGTATGAGGTTTTCCAAGCCTATCGGAAAGTTTCAAAATATTATCAAGCTTAGCCTTTAATGCTGTTTTGCCTTGTTTTTGGTACATAGGCAACCGGCTATACATCCATTGCAAAGTTTCTGAATATGTCATAAGGAAAAAGGCTTATTCTCCCAGCCTGAAGTTTACTACTACAAAACCTATTTGACGGTCAGGTGCATTTGAATCAACATTCCACCTGTGCATAAATGCTGTTTTTTTTGCCGGTTCTAATAAACACGGGTCGTTATTACTGGTACCTTTTACACCGGGGGTAGCTGCAATAACATTTCCATTTCTATCAACTTCAATTTTAACTACTACTGTTCCAGATTCATTACATTCTTGTTGAACTTTTCCCCTGG includes:
- a CDS encoding DUF1353 domain-containing protein; translation: MLTIAILTINISSCELNPSKKQKLNIDVKPDSIIEDQPFNPSHTTLIDLIKREDGYFNVPVEINYRDPEGKIWIAPVGTITDGASIPSLFESFFGGKLNKDFLFAAILHDAYCAIANENATSYHTERWEDTHHMFYKACINNGTDITTAGIMYAAVRLGGPRWPFQNEPYINIYEKVEDSILIKEMKECKDWIISKGDTLKLKHIDEWMDEREKIFLKEN
- a CDS encoding bifunctional folylpolyglutamate synthase/dihydrofolate synthase → MTYSETLQWMYSRLPMYQKQGKTALKAKLDNILKLSDRLGKPHTLIKTIHVAGTNGKGSSSHMIASILQEAGYKVGLYSSPHLKDFRERIKINGKEVSKQYVINFIKKNKSFLEENNLSFFEMTTGMAFSFFASKKVDIAIIEVGLGGRFDSTNIIKPEVCLITNIGYDHTDILGDTLPKIAFEKAGIIKQGVPVVISEYNEETFEVFKNVALQNDAQLIPAFSNNEIYKTDLLGEYQSKNIKGVVSVINQLNSLKVKKSHITKGLLNVIKNTNLKGRWQILNISPKIVADTAHNKEGIEIVIKQLKKEKYNKLHIVLGFVKDKKLDNILPLFPEEAIYYFCSPKIDRGLSVKNLFEMAHVFGLNGKVFNSVSEAYNKSLQKANKDDLIYVGGSTFVVAEII
- a CDS encoding spliceosome-associated CWC15 family protein — its product is MQRLKIVIACMVLLLIGFCAGQYSYYQQKENDLKEIVRELEKIRKEIENKRVERKNAVSLLNVYD
- a CDS encoding IS256 family transposase, which codes for MKKEDLFNDEFLKQFKTGEELNSFLKALQKRGIEKMLEGELDGHLGYDKHQKSDTSNARNGYGEKKVKTSFGESQIKVPRDREASFNPMIVPKRGNMVDGLENVIVSLYAKGMSNSDIEEQIREVYNFDVSTSTISRITEKVSNDIVAWQNRPLESLYMIVWMDGIVFKVRENSKVINKTVYMAVGLRQDGIKEVLGLWLGKNESAAFWMHVLTDIKARGVEDILITATDNLNGFTETIKNVFPQSTTQVCVVHQIRNASRYVVWKDKKDFTADMKHIYNAPNKQAAKAALEDFATRWESKYAYAVKSWREHWEELTAFFDFPVEIRKIIYTTNLIENLNGKIRKYTKNKLSFPTDEAVMKSVYLALREATKKWTQPIRNWGVILNQFLTLFEDRVKL
- a CDS encoding DUF4138 domain-containing protein, producing the protein MKLLNLYICAFSVCMAIAQKQKTINVGSDESVSLFFPSAIVQARNTSDYFNFNYQQEEEGNLGMLTGNKGPDSNLVVFTEDGEIYNFLLHFKEKLDTLSYDINKKSSIRNGDSPQPKYPFYKISDEKNIRSSVNIPDSISREGVNIKSKKNNSSYSSKHRISKLYEESPQMYYKKFCTYLISRKQKVFRVLVKKEGLKIKLTNVKRNKDEMYFVFTVENLSDQDYPLEAMRFYISTRDVESGNLLAEDKEKECLYSYSEPGIIQGNSRNNIVYVLRKFSVKNDESLLVRFYLNKEENLELYMENSIVNNPN
- a CDS encoding conjugal transfer protein TraO, translating into MKKIIFIILCISVYKIEAQSYGSSLGVNAGYAEDGIGIMAEYNYYVSRFNSVHISGYMSFANYKYEDIDVPYALYSLQVGYTQNIWRNHFRRNIKISGLGGVQVGYESINNGKESLWTGDIVTSESKIIYGAYLGAEIDLLLGDDFSFIIRANENFHINSDVGNLTMFAGIGIRYYIY